The Candidatus Deferrimicrobiaceae bacterium genome contains the following window.
AATGCCATTCAGGCGCTCTCCCAACTGAGCTACAGCCCCAATATGTAACAAATTACCTTAGAGTATGGACGCCGAAAAATCAATCCCCCTTTTTCCCGATTGCCCCGGCCCCGCGCGTTTCGATACGGCCCGCGGGCCGTCCGCGGCGGCGACGCCGCCCGGACGACCTAACTCTTTTTCGCCGAGAGAAGGTAGACGGCGTTTTCCGCGAACATGTTCGGCCGGACCCCGCGAAGCACCCGTCCGCCCCGGTCGGTGGACAGGTAGACGGTCTTCTCGATCGTCACCCCGTTCTTCGCGCAATACTCGGTGAAGTCGAAAATCGAGCAGAAGTGGATGTTCGGCGTGTCGTACCACTCGAACGGGAGGAACTCGGTCTTCGGCATCCGCCCGAAGGTGAACAGGTAGAACCGCATCTTCCAGTAGGCGAAGTTGGGAAATCCCACGATCCCCTTCTTCCCCACGCGCAGGATCTCCGAGAGGACCACGTCGGGTTTTTTCACCGCCTGGAGCGTCTGGTTGAGGACGACGTAGTCGAACGAGTTGTCCGGGTAGTCGCGCAGTCCCTTGTCGATGTCGCCCTGCATGACGGTGAGACCCTTGGCGATGCAGGCACGGACCCCCTCCTCGGAGATCTCGATCCCGCGGCCGGTCACCCCTTTCTGGCGGACGAGCTTCACGAGGAGCGACCCGTCGCCGCACCCCAGGTCCAGGACCTTCTTTCCCGCCGGGATGAGATCGAGGATGACGCTGTGGTCGATCCGCGCCCCTTCGGCCATTACGAGGACGCCGCCTCGCGGAGGCCGCTTTTCTCCGCGACGTTGGCGAGGAAGTTCGTCAGGATCTTGGACATCTCCCCCTCGTCGAGCAGGAAGGCGTCGTGCCCGTACCGCGAGTCGATCTCGCAATACGTCACGTCGACCCCGTTGATCATCAGCGCCTTCACGATCTCCCGGGCCTGGTAGGGGGGATAGAGCCAGTCGGACTTGAAGGAGATGATGAGGAACTTCGCCTTCGCCCCCTCCACCGCCTTGACGAGGGAGCCCTCCGGGAGCGACAGGTCGAAGTAGTCGATCGCCTTCGTGATGTAGAGGTACGAGTTGGCGTCGAAGCGGTGGACGAAGGTGTCCCCCTTGTACCGCAGATAGCTCTCGACCTCGAAGTCGACGTTGAAGTTGTAGCCGAACGACTTCTTCCCCCGGAGCTTCCGCCCGAACTTCTCGTGCATCGAGTCGTCGGACAGATACGTGATGTGGCCGATCATCCGGGCGAGGGCCAGCCCCTCCCGGGGAACCGTCTTCCCGTAATAGTCCCCCCCGCTGAAGTTGGGGTCCGCCATGATCGCCACCCGGCCCACCTCGTTGAAGGCGATCCCCTGGGGGGAAAGCTTCGACGTCGTCGCGATCGGGATCGCCGCGATCACCCGGTCCGGGTAGGAGACCGCCCACCGGAGCGCCTGCATCCCTCCCATCGAACCGCCCGTGACGGTGAGGAGCTTGTCGATCCCCAGGTGGTCGATCAGGCGGATCTGGGCGCTCACCATGTCGTGGACGGTGATCATCGGAAAGGAGAGGCCGTACTCCTTTCCCGTCGCCGGGTTGATCGAGGCCGGCCCGGTGCTCCCCTGGCACCCTCCGATGACGTTCGAGCAGAGGACGAAGTACTTGTCGGTGTCGAACGCCTTGCCGGGTCCGATGGTGTTGTCCCACCAGCCCGGGTGCTTGTCGTCTTCCGCGTATTTCCCCGCGGCGTGCGAGTCGCCCGAGAGGGCGTGGAGGATCAGGATGGCGTTCGACTTGTCGCGGTTGAGCCGCCCGTACGTCTCGTAGGCGAGCGTGATCGGCCCCAGCTTCGCCCCGGAGGAGAGCTCCATCTCGTGGGGAGGCTCGGCAAAGGTGTAGAACTGCTTCTTGACCAGGCCGACGGAGCCCGGCTCTCTCTTGTGCGGCACCGCTTTTCCCCCCGTGCCTTCCGGCATTGCCTTCGCGATAAAAACGTAATTTTATATTCTATGCAGGTGGCAGAAAGGGTGTCAATGGCAGGGAGATCCCAAAATCCACCGCCTGTCCTTGCGCAGAGGGGTTCCCAAGGTTCCCGCTCAACGCGATCATCGAGCGCGCCCGCACCAGCAGCGACAACGACGGATGACGGCCACTCACCCAGGGGAGATCGCGGGATATTGGGAGCGTCTACCCGATCAACCGGGGCGCCGGAGTCAGGAGAAACTCCTCCAACGGAATACCTTGGTCACCCACCGTGAGCTTTCGCGCCGCGGGATACAGCTTGCCGAACGCCGCCAGCCCCGGCAAGGACTCCTTCCTGCGGCTGCTCTTGACTTCCAATGCCACGACGGATTTTCCGGAGCGAAGGATGAAGTCGACCTCCTTCCCGCGATCCCGCCAATACGAAATCTCGACACCGGCGCCGGCGCTGCTGTTATGCAGGTGTGCGCCGACCGCCGATTCCACCAGCCGCCCCCAGTAATCCCGATTCCGTCGCGCCTCTTCGAAGGACAGGGGGGACTGCGCCGTCATGAGCGCCGTATTCAACACCTGCAGCTTGGGGCTGGACCCCCTCTGCCGCACCCGCCTTCCCGAAAACTTCGGGATTCCGGCTACCATCCCGGCCCCCGCAAGCAGGTCCAGGTAGTGTGCAAGCGTCGTCGTGTTCCCCGCGTCCTGCAACTGTCCCACCATCTTCTGGTAGGAAAGGACCTGCCCGGAATAGTCGCAGGCGAGATGGAAGAGACGGCGAAGCAGAGCCGGCTTGTCGATCCGGGTCATGAGAAGGATGTCGCGCGAGACGGTGGTCTCGATCAGGGAATCGACGATGTAGCGGGACCAGCGATTCCGGTCCCCGGTCAGGCCCGCCGCCCCCGGATACCCGCCGAAGTACACGTATCGCTCCACGTCCCATCCGAAGGCCTCGCGCATCTCTCCGAACGACCAATGCGTCATGGGGAGGATCTCGAACCTCCCCGCGAGGCTCTCCGTCAGTCCGCTGCGGACCAACAGCGGCGCGGATCCGAGGATGACCACTTGGAGCGGCTTGCCGCTTGCCGTATCCTCGTCCCAGAGGCGCTTCACGACCTCCGACCATTCGCCGATCTTCTGGATCTCGTCAAGGACCAACAGGGCGTCGCCCTCCCCTGCGCGAAGACGGCCAAGGTCCCACTGCTGCTCGATCCAGGTCCGGTCGCGAAGTGTCGGGGCATCGGCGGAGGCGTAGTGGGACATAAATCCCCCTGCTTCCATGACCTGGCGCGCCAGTGTCGTCTTCCCGACCTGCCTGGGGCCCGCCAGCACCTGGATGAACTTGCGCGGTTCCCGGATCCGGGAGAGCAATGTTTGAAAAGCGTGGCGCTTGAACAAAAATACCCCTTCTACTTCGATATATTAACGAATTGCTCAATGTCACGCGTATTTTTGCTCATTTATCGATGAAAGTCAACGGGGCGGGCTGTCCGTCAGCTCCCGCATCTTTTCGAGGAGCTTCCCCATCCCCAGGGTGTCCTGCCGGCGGTCCAGCCAAAGCGACTTGGGGCGGGGAGGCGACAGTCGCTGTCGTGGGTGAGCGGAAAGGAAGCGAGGCGGCAAAGTATCAGGGGGGGTCTTTCGGCGCAACTGATGGCAAATCGCCATCAGTTTCCGTTTTCTACCCCCCCCAATCCCTCAACCCATCCATGAGGCGGTTGACCCGAAAATCATGGTCGTTGTATAGACCCCTGTTGCGAATTTGGCACAAGACAAACCCGCCACCTGCGCCAGGTCCAGATACACCGGCAACCCGCCCAGCGCTGTCATCCCCGATTCCCTCATCTGCCCTTGATACTGGTAAGGAAGGACGCCTTGCGCCATAATAACTTCACCTCGTTGGTGATAGTTGTTTGCGCTACAAACATTCTATCTTCCTGATTCCTCAGGCCAACGAGGTTTTATTGTTTATTGGGCGGCGGATCGAGGGATCCCCTGGGTAAGCTCCGCCAGTCGGTGGAGGATCTTGGCCGTGGCGCCCCAGATCGTGTGGGGGCCGTAATCGAAGAAGTAGACCTTGTACTCCGCCCCCAGGAATGTGGTCTCGGCGCACCGGTACCGGTCGTATTCCGAAAAAACCGAGAGGGGCACCTCGAAGACCTCCGCCATCTCGAATTCGTCGAGGGAAAAACCGGTTTCCTCGGGGATCCGGACCGCGTACGGCTGGATGAAAAACCCCGTCACCGTCGGGACCGGCTCCATCGCGCCGATCAGCTCGACGCTCTCCCCCCGGATCCCCAGCTCCTCTTCGGCCTCCCGAAGCGCCGTGGCGAACAGGTCCGCGTCCCCGGGGTCCCGGCTGCCCCCCGGGAAACAGACCTGCCCCTTGTGGTGCGGGACGCGCTCCGTGCGACGGGCGAGGACGACCATGACCTCGCCGTTGCGGGCGCGAAGCGGAACGAGGACCCCCGCGGGCCGAAGCCCTGCCGGGGCTTCCCCGAGGGCGGCGACGGACGCGAGCACGCCTCGCAGCCGGTAGAAAAACAGATCCGCCTCCTTCCCCATGCCTTCTCCTCGAAGTTCCCCCGGGCAATGCCGAACGTCCGATCCCTCCCCGATGCGCCCCCGCGCGCCGGGAAAAAATCTACCTATTTCGGGAGTTCTACCCCTTTCTCCAGGATGATGAACCCGGACCGTTCGAACCCCAGGGCGCGGAAAAAGGAAACCAGACCGCCGTCGTTCCAGTTCACCATCGTCATCACCCGCTCCACATTGTGATTGCGAAAGTAGACGTGGAGTTTCTCGATGAGGGCCCGCGCGACCCCTTTCCCGTGGTACGCCGGGTCGACGCCGACGATCTCGATCCAGCCGCTTTTCGGGATGGCGAACTCCCACCCGCGGATCTCTCCGAGGATGAAGCCGATGATTTTCCCCTCTTCCTCGGCCACCAGGCACCCCAGGGGGTTCCCCGTCACGTGATCGATGATCCGGGCTTCCCACTGCGCCTCGTGCGGGCGTCCGGTGATCTTCTCGTCGATCCGCAGGACCTCCTCCGCATCCTGGGTCCGCATCCTCCGCACCGTGACGCTCATGCCCACCTCTTTTTCTGGTCCAGGATGTAGTTCCGGACCACGTCGGCAAACACCCGGGGCCGGACGTACTGCCGGAAGATGTTCCGGAAGGAATCGTGCCCGGACACCGCGTTGAACAGGGCGTCGTGCACGCCCTGGTCCACCTTCGCCATCGAAAGGATCGTCCCGAGCATTCCCGTGATCTCCCCCGCCTTGCACAGGTGGCGCATCCACGTCCCGTAGAGGTAATCCTCCCGGAGGTTTCGGGTCCGCTCCTCGTACAGCCGGAAGGAGGCGGCGCCGATGCCGTGCTCCACCATCGTCTCGGCCGCCAGGATGCCGGTATGGATCGCCAGGTTGATCCCCTTCCCCTTGAAAGGGCGCATCCATCCGGTAGCATCCCCCACCACCAGATACCGGTCGCCCGTCGTCCCGCGGGCGGGCTTTCCCGGGAACTTCCCCCGGTACACCTCCTGGCCGTCGAGGGCGAGCGGCGGGAGGTGGTCCCGCACGATGGCCAGCGACAGGAAAGCGAACATGTCCTCCACGGTGGCGCGCCGCCCGGCCACGTTCACGATGATGTGGTCCCCCTTGGGGGTGATCGCGCCGAAATCCAGGTTGGGGATCCCCGGGGGAAAGAGGTAGGCGTAGATGATGCTGCCGAGCATCTTGTCGATGAAGGTGCGGTCCGTGGTGATCTTCACCACGAAGGTGTGCATGTATTTGCCCGGCCTGCGGTACCGGCCGCCGGTGGACATTTCGAAGACGCTCATCATCCCGTCGTCCAGCCCGAACGCCGCCACGATCGCGTCCGCCTTGAGCATCCCCCCCTCCGTGTACAGAAAGACCCGGTCCCGTCCCTTGGCGGGAAAGTCGATCGCCGTGACCCGGCTTCGGGAGACCTCCACCCCTTCCTTCTCCGCGCTGGCCAGGAGAAACCGGTCGAACACGACCCGGCGCACGGCGTAGGTGGCGCCGCCCCGGTGGGGACCGACGAGCAGGATCTCCTTCCCCCCCGTATGGAGCCGGTACCCGGAGATCTGGCGCTTGAAGATCTCGTAGGGGAGCTCGATGTCGAGGCGGCACTGGAGAAGTTCCTCGATGGGCGGGGAGAGGACCCCGGCGCACTGGTTGTAGTGGCGCTCGAAGTCCTTTCCCTCGAAAAGGACGACGCGCAGGCCGAGTCCGCGCTCGCGGGAGAGGCGGGCCAGACGGATGGCGGTCGCGCACCCCGCAGGGCCGCCGCCGATGATCGCCACCGTCTTGCCGCGAATTTCCTCGCTGGCCAATTTCCGTGTCCCCTGGAGACTATTGTAAATCAGGCGGGCCGGCTCACCCTACTCGATATCCCTTCCCGTCAGGATCTTCAGGGCTTCCCGATATTTTTCCGCCGTCTTCCCGATCACGTCCGCGGGAAGCTTCGGCCCGGGCGCGGTCTTGTTCCACGGCAGCGTCAAAAGATAATCGCGGACGAACTGCTTGTCGAAGCTCTGCGGCGGGCCGCCCGGCCGATAGCTGTCCGCGGGCCAGAACCTCGAGGAGTCGGGCGTCAGCACCTCGTCGATCAGGATGAGGTCCCCGTCCGCCAACCCGAACTCGAACTTGGTGTCGGCGATGATGATTCCCCTTCCCCGGGCGTAGTCCGCCGCCCTCCGGTAGATCTCCAGCGAGATGGTGCGCACTCTCTCGGCCATCTCCCTCCCGAGAACATCGACCATCTTCGCGAAGGGGATGTTCACGTCGTGCTTCCCCTTCTCCTCCTTGGTGGCGGGGGTGAAGA
Protein-coding sequences here:
- the metW gene encoding methionine biosynthesis protein MetW, with protein sequence MAEGARIDHSVILDLIPAGKKVLDLGCGDGSLLVKLVRQKGVTGRGIEISEEGVRACIAKGLTVMQGDIDKGLRDYPDNSFDYVVLNQTLQAVKKPDVVLSEILRVGKKGIVGFPNFAYWKMRFYLFTFGRMPKTEFLPFEWYDTPNIHFCSIFDFTEYCAKNGVTIEKTVYLSTDRGGRVLRGVRPNMFAENAVYLLSAKKS
- a CDS encoding homoserine O-acetyltransferase yields the protein MPHKREPGSVGLVKKQFYTFAEPPHEMELSSGAKLGPITLAYETYGRLNRDKSNAILILHALSGDSHAAGKYAEDDKHPGWWDNTIGPGKAFDTDKYFVLCSNVIGGCQGSTGPASINPATGKEYGLSFPMITVHDMVSAQIRLIDHLGIDKLLTVTGGSMGGMQALRWAVSYPDRVIAAIPIATTSKLSPQGIAFNEVGRVAIMADPNFSGGDYYGKTVPREGLALARMIGHITYLSDDSMHEKFGRKLRGKKSFGYNFNVDFEVESYLRYKGDTFVHRFDANSYLYITKAIDYFDLSLPEGSLVKAVEGAKAKFLIISFKSDWLYPPYQAREIVKALMINGVDVTYCEIDSRYGHDAFLLDEGEMSKILTNFLANVAEKSGLREAASS
- a CDS encoding ATP-binding protein, which translates into the protein MFKRHAFQTLLSRIREPRKFIQVLAGPRQVGKTTLARQVMEAGGFMSHYASADAPTLRDRTWIEQQWDLGRLRAGEGDALLVLDEIQKIGEWSEVVKRLWDEDTASGKPLQVVILGSAPLLVRSGLTESLAGRFEILPMTHWSFGEMREAFGWDVERYVYFGGYPGAAGLTGDRNRWSRYIVDSLIETTVSRDILLMTRIDKPALLRRLFHLACDYSGQVLSYQKMVGQLQDAGNTTTLAHYLDLLAGAGMVAGIPKFSGRRVRQRGSSPKLQVLNTALMTAQSPLSFEEARRNRDYWGRLVESAVGAHLHNSSAGAGVEISYWRDRGKEVDFILRSGKSVVALEVKSSRRKESLPGLAAFGKLYPAARKLTVGDQGIPLEEFLLTPAPRLIG
- a CDS encoding CoA pyrophosphatase; amino-acid sequence: MGKEADLFFYRLRGVLASVAALGEAPAGLRPAGVLVPLRARNGEVMVVLARRTERVPHHKGQVCFPGGSRDPGDADLFATALREAEEELGIRGESVELIGAMEPVPTVTGFFIQPYAVRIPEETGFSLDEFEMAEVFEVPLSVFSEYDRYRCAETTFLGAEYKVYFFDYGPHTIWGATAKILHRLAELTQGIPRSAAQ
- a CDS encoding GNAT family N-acetyltransferase, with translation MSVTVRRMRTQDAEEVLRIDEKITGRPHEAQWEARIIDHVTGNPLGCLVAEEEGKIIGFILGEIRGWEFAIPKSGWIEIVGVDPAYHGKGVARALIEKLHVYFRNHNVERVMTMVNWNDGGLVSFFRALGFERSGFIILEKGVELPK
- a CDS encoding NAD(P)/FAD-dependent oxidoreductase gives rise to the protein MASEEIRGKTVAIIGGGPAGCATAIRLARLSRERGLGLRVVLFEGKDFERHYNQCAGVLSPPIEELLQCRLDIELPYEIFKRQISGYRLHTGGKEILLVGPHRGGATYAVRRVVFDRFLLASAEKEGVEVSRSRVTAIDFPAKGRDRVFLYTEGGMLKADAIVAAFGLDDGMMSVFEMSTGGRYRRPGKYMHTFVVKITTDRTFIDKMLGSIIYAYLFPPGIPNLDFGAITPKGDHIIVNVAGRRATVEDMFAFLSLAIVRDHLPPLALDGQEVYRGKFPGKPARGTTGDRYLVVGDATGWMRPFKGKGINLAIHTGILAAETMVEHGIGAASFRLYEERTRNLREDYLYGTWMRHLCKAGEITGMLGTILSMAKVDQGVHDALFNAVSGHDSFRNIFRQYVRPRVFADVVRNYILDQKKRWA